A single region of the Brassica napus cultivar Da-Ae unplaced genomic scaffold, Da-Ae ScsIHWf_1056;HRSCAF=1488, whole genome shotgun sequence genome encodes:
- the LOC125595406 gene encoding separase-like isoform X1: MTSHGSSMDWLRLIITVSNRGGFKAVSENAAWDKVGQESGLGLGAKLIYVKYLAALARWLNSDSSPGLPGTSKDLIARLRDFVSQAKSNYELRKVGAEFKWLLEKVDKDHSSPGKMKRECSVETLKWLSEAAKDPCDTSNASLPDRSKWDSYGSEEPWKQLLLFRASRTNTTDSACEKTWQKIQKMHPSLYRDSAGPSYNLRERLSSQFNERKAGKDESCGLLCSEFQAQVPDWSLIASESDSKWFDTLMPPLNKEQNNNNRLTERDPIGNGDSNKMLTMLVSAMGECALSILREPAVPQHFLDGDSLHDFCISALKIISCLVEDVIASPWISPPELIHLCASFPETGDNIKHSKKVSIAFELCIRTVWNCVRLICLKFESNSSEDFVSEKAVTDFVSEACRKSAYYLDVLEQYGELKIEELVFFILETWSLAKKLIASLPDLTPIIQQWVKIQHKRHKSPDLADSCTLFHSLLLSSQKISKIVTGNILEQEILAYEEFVPVCSKLCRANQIKIADILLKDVIITKDLFLERARVLTWKARIARAEQERVEKECVKQEGAKQEPVEQEPVKQARVEKELFEQDCVRHLSEGISNLESISNEGHETCFQLTIIYFLRALYFQETKPESKQIFEDINKSLNLCVWIQSGETMPLENVIPLLFNVIDLVSIKGWIELHQRIYDLMFRIFKGRNVRLKDALAMLWDCRRLSHALCPSPIDDAVITGLSCYFDEISESTDFWKSCLQFSKAKSIGFELSIHESDITIVEIKRTASKLDTTSKPVSSDPLPCFSSFVAASLYYDLCERELSCGNLYKALSYATEAQRIRNFLLRKWFRFSGKTTQTVEIMTFDFKKFEVSSLRDTDSWPCGTFLWDISRCYLSPWILLQCCLESVLQLGGIWELMGERDRAGNLLSWGKTVSSIQSLQPFVLAFSLALGNLYNKMQCRDLAEKELQNAKKLLTDSQKNFPCRNCKLMLEVTLDKQFGDLSQRQSESLYSAALQKICCPAWKGCINQTAEVEKPRDSKMRRGGGALIVHACEMKEQPIIRLTRSMSRSLEERPQNFPAKKCRFIDESDICDAKGLMRDTKNRICVCINRISQQHLSNEVTRSGLPNNFISLKWQFYQRRLACTVLVSLGKCLAKSGKVHQAHGAILHSIAALYNSTVSILSSPSSRSPLLDFIGKEIKGDVFGLDRARILYNLCKLSLQTYHSRSVLCDLSHIPYQTLVSLLTLAFVLSREDPILCRKISRLLAVLYLVSSIGSEFSLPCDGELSLSHWVTYYHQASLGANSNYHFLSKFMKSGRNSDKEASEEFDFLRLAPKSTDGLVKFAKNFFNGLPETTAICISVLGGTLSKLLQELLKSPQVCGWLLLSRLSSKSQQPLAVLLPIYSSLGEAGGIEKMDKRWDSPWGSTVVDVVAPAFRLILKEYNFTGSQVPMEDEKLRWKEIDELELRLNKLLRNLEDTWLGPWRHLLLGESSNSKSHESTQKKLVEELRAKCNMEVNETLLKVFLGNDTAKDGDSWISQLCSKNGCCIGGHPSDHIDEENGSSISDDLRSRYRLALQLIRDSGIKLEDYNEKREPIILVLDHEIQMLPWENIPTLRRQEVYRMPSVGSISAVLKKSCYREDPSPFLVIDPRDSCYLLDPKYNCKTLQTVLEGLSEIKEIKVEAGLEPPAPSAQELNDALGNRDLFLYHGHGSGMVVLSLT, from the exons ATGACTAGCCACGGGAGTTCCATGGATTGGCTCAGACTTATCATCACCGTTAGTAATAGAGGCGGGTTTAAAGCCGTTTCTGAGAATGCTGCATGGGATAAAGTTGGTCAGGAGTCTGGATTAGGGCTTGGTGCGAAATTGATCTATGTCAAGTATCTCGCCGCACTTGCTCGATGGTTGAACAGTGATTCTAGCCCGGGGTTGCCTGGAACCTCAAAGGATCTGATTGCTAGGCTTAGAGACTTTGTATCTCAAGCCAAGAGCAACTATGAGTTGAGGAAAGTAGGAGCAGAGTTCAAGTGGTTGCTTGAGAAAGTTGACAAGGATCACTCTTCGCCTGGGAAGATGAAACGGGAATGTTCTGTAGAGACTTTAAAATGGTTAAGCGAGGCTGCTAAGGATCCATGTGACACATCTAATGCTTCTTTGCCGGATAGATCAAAGTGGGATTCTTATGGAAGTGAAGAGCCTTGGAAACAGCTTCTTCTGTTTAGGGCCTCAAGAACAAACACTACTGATTCGGCTTGTGAAAAGACTTGGCAG AAAATCCAGAAGATGCATCCATCTTTGTATCGGGATAGTGCTGGGCCTAGTTACAATCTAAGAGAGAGACTCAGTAGTCAGTTTAACGAGAGGAAAGCTGGGAAGGATGAATCATGTGGTCTACTTTGTTCAGAGTTTCAAGCTCAAGTACCTGACTGGTCTCTCATCGCCTCTGAAAGCGATTCAAAGTGGTTCGACACTCTGATGCCGCCACTtaacaaagaacaaaacaataataatcGTCTTACTGAAAGAGATCCTATTGGAAATGGTGACAGCAATAAAATGCTCACAATGCTGGTCTCAGCTATGGGAGAGTGTGCACTCTCGATCCTTAGAGAACCAGCAGTGCCGCAGCATTTTCTCGATGGGGATTCACTGCATGACTTCTGCATCTCTGCACTGAAG ATCATTTCCTGCCTAGTTGAGGATGTAATTGCTAGTCCGTGGATTTCACCTCCAGAGCTCATACATCTATGTGCTTCATTTCCTGAAACTGGTGACAATATAAAGCATTCTAAAAAG GTTTCCATAGCGTTCGAGTTATGTATTAGAACCGTGTGGAATTGTGTTAGACTCATCTGTCTGAAATTTGAGTCTAACTCATCTGAGGATTTTGTGTCCGAAAAAGCAGTTACTGATTTTGTGAGCGAGGCATGTCGCAAATCTGCATACTATCTGGATGTTCTCGAGCAATATGGAGAGTTAAAAATTGAGgagcttgttttttttattctagaAACTTGGTCTTTAGCTAAAAAACTCATCGCAAGTTTACCAGACCTTACACCAATAATACAACAGTGGGTTAAG ATACAACACAAGCGTCATAAGAGTCCTGATCTGGCTGACTCATGTACACTCTTTCACTCCTTGCTGCTATCTTCTCAGAAGATTTCGAAAATAGTGACTGGAAATATCTTGGAGCAG GAGATTCTTGCTTATGAGGAGTTCGTTCCTGTGTGCTCAAAATTATGTCGCGCAAATCAGATAAAAATTGCTGATATCCTTTTGAAAGATGTTATCATCACAAAAGATCTATTCTTGGAGAGAGCAAGAGTTTTAACATGGAAAGCAAGGATTGCTAGAGCTGAACAAGAGCGTGTTGAAAAAGAGTGTGTTAAACAAGAGGGTGCTAAACAAGAGCCTGTTGAACAAGAGCCTGTTAAACAAGCACGTGTTGAAAAAGAGCTTTTTGAACAAGATTGTGTTCGTCATTTATCAGAAGGAATATCTAATTTG GAAAGCATATCTAATGAGGGCCATGAGACTTGTTTCCAACtaactattatatatttcttaagAGCGTTATACTTCCAAGAAACTAAACCAGAGTCCAAG CAAATTTTCGAAGACATTAACAAATCATTGAATCTATGTGTATGGATTCAGTCTGGTGAGACTATGCCCCTGGAAAACGTGATTCCTCTACTGTTCAATGTAATTGATTTGGTCTCAATAAag GGTTGGATAGAGCTCCATCAACGGATATACGACTTGATGTTTAGAATATTTAAAGGGAGAAATGTCAGATTGAAGGATGCTTTGGCAATGTTGTGGGACTGTAGACGGCTAAGTCATGCGTTATGTCCTTCTCCAATAGATGATGCTGTCATCACGGGATTATCATGCTACTTTGATGAAATATCAGAGTCAACAGATTTCTGGAAAAGTTGCTTGCAGTTTTCAAAAGCAAAATCAATTGGGTTCGAGCTGAGCATACATGAGTCAGACATCACAATAGTTGAGATTAAACGCACAGCTTCCAAACTAGACACAACTTCCAAACCAGTCTCAAGT GATCCACTTCCCTGTTTCTCGTCTTTTGTTGCTGCATCTCTATATTATGATCTCTGTGAAAGAGAATTGTCATGTGGTAATTTATACAAG GCTCTCTCTTATGCTACGGAAGCACAAAGGATTCGAAATTTTCTTCTAAGAAAATGGTTTAGATTTAGTGGGAAAACTACACAGACAGTAGAAATAATGACTTTCGACTTTAAGAAGTTTGAAGTTTCAAGTCTTAGAGATACCGATTCATGGCCATGTGGAACTTTTCTCTGGGATATTAGCCGCTGCTACTTAAGCCCTTGGATTTTGCTCCAATGTTGTTTGGAAAGTGTTCTTCAg CTTGGTGGTATTTGGGAGCTTATGGGGGAAAGAGATAGGGCTGGAAACTTGCTATCTTGGGGAAAAACTGTTTCATCTATTCAGAGCCTACAACCTTTTGTCCTTGCATTTTCTCTTGCTTTGG GGAATCTCTACAATAAAATGCAGTGTAGGGATCTAGCAGAAAAGGAGCTCCAGAATGCGAAAAAGCTGCTAACAGATAGTCAAAAAAATTTTCCTTGCCGAAACTGCAAGCTGATGTTAGAGGTTACGTTGGATAAGCAATTTGGAGACTTGTCTCAAAGACAATCTGAGAGTCTGTATAGTGCAGCCTTACAAAAAATATGCTGCCCAGCTTGGAAAGGATGCATTAATCAAACAGCCGAGGTAGAGAAACCAAGAGACTCGAAAATGAGGCGTGGAGGAGGTGCTCTAATTGTGCATGCTTGCGAGATGAAGGAGCAGCCTATTATAAGGTTGACTCGCTCAATGAGTCGATCACTTGAAGAACGACCTCAAAACTTTCCTGCTAAGAAGTGTAGATTCATTGATGAATCTGATATCTGTGATGCAAAGGGGTTGATGCGGGACACTAAAAACAGAATCTGCGTTTGCATCAATAGAATAAGCCAGCAGCACCTCTCTAACGAAGTTACAAGATCTGGATTGCCGAATAACTTTATAAGTTTGAAATGGCAATTTTACCAAAGGAGGCTTGCGTGCACGGTTCTTGTCAGCCTTG GAAAATGTTTGGCTAAATCTGGAAAGGTTCATCAAGCACATGGGGCAATTTTGCATAGCATCGCTGCTTTGTATAACAGTACCGTATCCATCCTCAGCTCACCTTCTTCTCGCAGTCCATTGCTGGATTTTATTGGGAAGGAAATCAAAGGAGATGTATTTGGTCTTGATCGTGCAAGAATATTATACAACTTGTGCAAGTTGAGTCTTCAAACTTACCACTCCAG GTCTGTTTTATGTGATTTATCACATATTCCATATCAGACGCTGGTTTCATTGTTAACGTTGGCATTTGTACTTAGCAGAGAGGATCCGATACTCTGTCGAAAG ATTTCAAGGTTGCTTGCTGTGTTATACTTGGTCTCTTCTATAGGGTCTGAGTTCTCACTCCCCTGTGACGGGGAGCTTTCTTTAAGTCATTGGGTTACATATTATCATCAAGCCTCTCTTGGTGCTAATAGCAACTACCACTTCTTGTCAAAATTTATGAAATCAGGACGCAACTCAGATAAAGAG GCTTCTGAAGAATTCGACTTTCTCAG GCTTGCTCCCAAAAGCACCGACGGTCTTGTTAAGTTTGCAAAAAACTTTTTCAATGGTCTACCAGAAACGACAGCCATCTGCATTAGCGTGCTTGGAGGCACACTGAGTAAATTGTTGCAGGAGTTATTGAAAAGCCCCCAAGTTTGTGGGTGGCTGCTCTTGTCACGGTTGAGCTCAAAGAGTCAGCAGCCTTTAGCTGTACTTCTGCCAATTTATTCTTCACTTGGAGAAG CAGGTGGGATTGAAAAGATGGATAAAAGATGGGATTCTCCATGGGGTTCCACAGTGGTGGATGTTGTCGCTCCAGCATTTCGATTAATATTGAAGGAGTACAACTTTACTGGTTCTCAGGTTCCTATGGAAGATGAAAAATTGAGGTGGAAGGAGATAGACGAACTTGAACTTCGTCTTAATAAATTGCTAAG AAACCTTGAAGACACCTGGTTGGGTCCCTGGAGGCATCTGCTTTTGGGAGAGTCTTCAAATAGTAAATCGCATGAGTCCACGCAAAAGAAGCTGGTTGAAGAGCTAAGGGCCAAATGTAATATGGAAGTAAATGAGACACTTCTAAAGGTTTTCCTTGGAAATGACACAGCCAAGGACGGCGACTCATGGATATCTCAGCTTTGTTCAAAGAATGGTTGCTGCATAGGAGGTCATCCAAGTGACCATATTGATGAAGAAAATGGAAGCAGTATATCTGATGACCTTCGAAGTAGGTACCGGCTAGCCTTACAACTGATACGGGACTCAGGGATCAAGCTAGAGGATTATAATGAGAAGAGAGAACCGATAATACTTGTGTTGGATCATGAGATTCAG ATGCTTCCATGGGAGAACATTCCAACATTGAGAAGACAAGAAGTATACCGTATGCCTTCTGTGGGTAGTATATCAGCAGTGCTTAAGAAAAGCTGTTACCGAGAAGATCCTTCTCCCTTCCTTGTGATCGATCCTCGAGATTCTTGTTATCTATTAGATCCGAAATATAATTGCAAAACATTGCAAACCGTGCTTGAAGGATTGTCCGAGATTAAGGAAATCAAG GTAGAAGCTGGATTAGAGCCACCTGCTCCTTCTGCTCAGGAGCTAAATGATGCGTTGGGAAATCGTGATCTTTTCCTATATCATGGGCATGGTTCTGGTATGGTGGTCCTTTCCCTTACATAA
- the LOC125595406 gene encoding separase-like isoform X2, whose translation MTSHGSSMDWLRLIITVSNRGGFKAVSENAAWDKVGQESGLGLGAKLIYVKYLAALARWLNSDSSPGLPGTSKDLIARLRDFVSQAKSNYELRKVGAEFKWLLEKVDKDHSSPGKMKRECSVETLKWLSEAAKDPCDTSNASLPDRSKWDSYGSEEPWKQLLLFRASRTNTTDSACEKTWQKIQKMHPSLYRDSAGPSYNLRERLSSQFNERKAGKDESCGLLCSEFQAQVPDWSLIASESDSKWFDTLMPPLNKEQNNNNRLTERDPIGNGDSNKMLTMLVSAMGECALSILREPAVPQHFLDGDSLHDFCISALKIISCLVEDVIASPWISPPELIHLCASFPETGDNIKHSKKVSIAFELCIRTVWNCVRLICLKFESNSSEDFVSEKAVTDFVSEACRKSAYYLDVLEQYGELKIEELVFFILETWSLAKKLIASLPDLTPIIQQWVKIQHKRHKSPDLADSCTLFHSLLLSSQKISKIVTGNILEQEILAYEEFVPVCSKLCRANQIKIADILLKDVIITKDLFLERARVLTWKARIARAEQERVEKECVKQEGAKQEPVEQEPVKQARVEKELFEQDCVRHLSEGISNLESISNEGHETCFQLTIIYFLRALYFQETKPESKQIFEDINKSLNLCVWIQSGETMPLENVIPLLFNVIDLVSIKGWIELHQRIYDLMFRIFKGRNVRLKDALAMLWDCRRLSHALCPSPIDDAVITGLSCYFDEISESTDFWKSCLQFSKAKSIGFELSIHESDITIVEIKRTASKLDTTSKPVSSDPLPCFSSFVAASLYYDLCERELSCGNLYKALSYATEAQRIRNFLLRKWFRFSGKTTQTVEIMTFDFKKFEVSSLRDTDSWPCGTFLWDISRCYLSPWILLQCCLESVLQLGGIWELMGERDRAGNLLSWGKTVSSIQSLQPFVLAFSLALGNLYNKMQCRDLAEKELQNAKKLLTDSQKNFPCRNCKLMLEVTLDKQFGDLSQRQSESLYSAALQKICCPAWKGCINQTAEVEKPRDSKMRRGGGALIVHACEMKEQPIIRLTRSMSRSLEERPQNFPAKKCRFIDESDICDAKGLMRDTKNRICVCINRISQQHLSNEVTRSGLPNNFISLKWQFYQRRLACTVLVSLGKCLAKSGKVHQAHGAILHSIAALYNSTVSILSSPSSRSPLLDFIGKEIKGDVFGLDRARILYNLCKLSLQTYHSRSVLCDLSHIPYQTLVSLLTLAFVLSREDPILCRKISRLLAVLYLVSSIGSEFSLPCDGELSLSHWVTYYHQASLGANSNYHFLSKFMKSGRNSDKEASEEFDFLRLAPKSTDGLVKFAKNFFNGLPETTAICISVLGGTLSKLLQELLKSPQVCGWLLLSRLSSKSQQPLAVLLPIYSSLGEGGIEKMDKRWDSPWGSTVVDVVAPAFRLILKEYNFTGSQVPMEDEKLRWKEIDELELRLNKLLRNLEDTWLGPWRHLLLGESSNSKSHESTQKKLVEELRAKCNMEVNETLLKVFLGNDTAKDGDSWISQLCSKNGCCIGGHPSDHIDEENGSSISDDLRSRYRLALQLIRDSGIKLEDYNEKREPIILVLDHEIQMLPWENIPTLRRQEVYRMPSVGSISAVLKKSCYREDPSPFLVIDPRDSCYLLDPKYNCKTLQTVLEGLSEIKEIKVEAGLEPPAPSAQELNDALGNRDLFLYHGHGSGMVVLSLT comes from the exons ATGACTAGCCACGGGAGTTCCATGGATTGGCTCAGACTTATCATCACCGTTAGTAATAGAGGCGGGTTTAAAGCCGTTTCTGAGAATGCTGCATGGGATAAAGTTGGTCAGGAGTCTGGATTAGGGCTTGGTGCGAAATTGATCTATGTCAAGTATCTCGCCGCACTTGCTCGATGGTTGAACAGTGATTCTAGCCCGGGGTTGCCTGGAACCTCAAAGGATCTGATTGCTAGGCTTAGAGACTTTGTATCTCAAGCCAAGAGCAACTATGAGTTGAGGAAAGTAGGAGCAGAGTTCAAGTGGTTGCTTGAGAAAGTTGACAAGGATCACTCTTCGCCTGGGAAGATGAAACGGGAATGTTCTGTAGAGACTTTAAAATGGTTAAGCGAGGCTGCTAAGGATCCATGTGACACATCTAATGCTTCTTTGCCGGATAGATCAAAGTGGGATTCTTATGGAAGTGAAGAGCCTTGGAAACAGCTTCTTCTGTTTAGGGCCTCAAGAACAAACACTACTGATTCGGCTTGTGAAAAGACTTGGCAG AAAATCCAGAAGATGCATCCATCTTTGTATCGGGATAGTGCTGGGCCTAGTTACAATCTAAGAGAGAGACTCAGTAGTCAGTTTAACGAGAGGAAAGCTGGGAAGGATGAATCATGTGGTCTACTTTGTTCAGAGTTTCAAGCTCAAGTACCTGACTGGTCTCTCATCGCCTCTGAAAGCGATTCAAAGTGGTTCGACACTCTGATGCCGCCACTtaacaaagaacaaaacaataataatcGTCTTACTGAAAGAGATCCTATTGGAAATGGTGACAGCAATAAAATGCTCACAATGCTGGTCTCAGCTATGGGAGAGTGTGCACTCTCGATCCTTAGAGAACCAGCAGTGCCGCAGCATTTTCTCGATGGGGATTCACTGCATGACTTCTGCATCTCTGCACTGAAG ATCATTTCCTGCCTAGTTGAGGATGTAATTGCTAGTCCGTGGATTTCACCTCCAGAGCTCATACATCTATGTGCTTCATTTCCTGAAACTGGTGACAATATAAAGCATTCTAAAAAG GTTTCCATAGCGTTCGAGTTATGTATTAGAACCGTGTGGAATTGTGTTAGACTCATCTGTCTGAAATTTGAGTCTAACTCATCTGAGGATTTTGTGTCCGAAAAAGCAGTTACTGATTTTGTGAGCGAGGCATGTCGCAAATCTGCATACTATCTGGATGTTCTCGAGCAATATGGAGAGTTAAAAATTGAGgagcttgttttttttattctagaAACTTGGTCTTTAGCTAAAAAACTCATCGCAAGTTTACCAGACCTTACACCAATAATACAACAGTGGGTTAAG ATACAACACAAGCGTCATAAGAGTCCTGATCTGGCTGACTCATGTACACTCTTTCACTCCTTGCTGCTATCTTCTCAGAAGATTTCGAAAATAGTGACTGGAAATATCTTGGAGCAG GAGATTCTTGCTTATGAGGAGTTCGTTCCTGTGTGCTCAAAATTATGTCGCGCAAATCAGATAAAAATTGCTGATATCCTTTTGAAAGATGTTATCATCACAAAAGATCTATTCTTGGAGAGAGCAAGAGTTTTAACATGGAAAGCAAGGATTGCTAGAGCTGAACAAGAGCGTGTTGAAAAAGAGTGTGTTAAACAAGAGGGTGCTAAACAAGAGCCTGTTGAACAAGAGCCTGTTAAACAAGCACGTGTTGAAAAAGAGCTTTTTGAACAAGATTGTGTTCGTCATTTATCAGAAGGAATATCTAATTTG GAAAGCATATCTAATGAGGGCCATGAGACTTGTTTCCAACtaactattatatatttcttaagAGCGTTATACTTCCAAGAAACTAAACCAGAGTCCAAG CAAATTTTCGAAGACATTAACAAATCATTGAATCTATGTGTATGGATTCAGTCTGGTGAGACTATGCCCCTGGAAAACGTGATTCCTCTACTGTTCAATGTAATTGATTTGGTCTCAATAAag GGTTGGATAGAGCTCCATCAACGGATATACGACTTGATGTTTAGAATATTTAAAGGGAGAAATGTCAGATTGAAGGATGCTTTGGCAATGTTGTGGGACTGTAGACGGCTAAGTCATGCGTTATGTCCTTCTCCAATAGATGATGCTGTCATCACGGGATTATCATGCTACTTTGATGAAATATCAGAGTCAACAGATTTCTGGAAAAGTTGCTTGCAGTTTTCAAAAGCAAAATCAATTGGGTTCGAGCTGAGCATACATGAGTCAGACATCACAATAGTTGAGATTAAACGCACAGCTTCCAAACTAGACACAACTTCCAAACCAGTCTCAAGT GATCCACTTCCCTGTTTCTCGTCTTTTGTTGCTGCATCTCTATATTATGATCTCTGTGAAAGAGAATTGTCATGTGGTAATTTATACAAG GCTCTCTCTTATGCTACGGAAGCACAAAGGATTCGAAATTTTCTTCTAAGAAAATGGTTTAGATTTAGTGGGAAAACTACACAGACAGTAGAAATAATGACTTTCGACTTTAAGAAGTTTGAAGTTTCAAGTCTTAGAGATACCGATTCATGGCCATGTGGAACTTTTCTCTGGGATATTAGCCGCTGCTACTTAAGCCCTTGGATTTTGCTCCAATGTTGTTTGGAAAGTGTTCTTCAg CTTGGTGGTATTTGGGAGCTTATGGGGGAAAGAGATAGGGCTGGAAACTTGCTATCTTGGGGAAAAACTGTTTCATCTATTCAGAGCCTACAACCTTTTGTCCTTGCATTTTCTCTTGCTTTGG GGAATCTCTACAATAAAATGCAGTGTAGGGATCTAGCAGAAAAGGAGCTCCAGAATGCGAAAAAGCTGCTAACAGATAGTCAAAAAAATTTTCCTTGCCGAAACTGCAAGCTGATGTTAGAGGTTACGTTGGATAAGCAATTTGGAGACTTGTCTCAAAGACAATCTGAGAGTCTGTATAGTGCAGCCTTACAAAAAATATGCTGCCCAGCTTGGAAAGGATGCATTAATCAAACAGCCGAGGTAGAGAAACCAAGAGACTCGAAAATGAGGCGTGGAGGAGGTGCTCTAATTGTGCATGCTTGCGAGATGAAGGAGCAGCCTATTATAAGGTTGACTCGCTCAATGAGTCGATCACTTGAAGAACGACCTCAAAACTTTCCTGCTAAGAAGTGTAGATTCATTGATGAATCTGATATCTGTGATGCAAAGGGGTTGATGCGGGACACTAAAAACAGAATCTGCGTTTGCATCAATAGAATAAGCCAGCAGCACCTCTCTAACGAAGTTACAAGATCTGGATTGCCGAATAACTTTATAAGTTTGAAATGGCAATTTTACCAAAGGAGGCTTGCGTGCACGGTTCTTGTCAGCCTTG GAAAATGTTTGGCTAAATCTGGAAAGGTTCATCAAGCACATGGGGCAATTTTGCATAGCATCGCTGCTTTGTATAACAGTACCGTATCCATCCTCAGCTCACCTTCTTCTCGCAGTCCATTGCTGGATTTTATTGGGAAGGAAATCAAAGGAGATGTATTTGGTCTTGATCGTGCAAGAATATTATACAACTTGTGCAAGTTGAGTCTTCAAACTTACCACTCCAG GTCTGTTTTATGTGATTTATCACATATTCCATATCAGACGCTGGTTTCATTGTTAACGTTGGCATTTGTACTTAGCAGAGAGGATCCGATACTCTGTCGAAAG ATTTCAAGGTTGCTTGCTGTGTTATACTTGGTCTCTTCTATAGGGTCTGAGTTCTCACTCCCCTGTGACGGGGAGCTTTCTTTAAGTCATTGGGTTACATATTATCATCAAGCCTCTCTTGGTGCTAATAGCAACTACCACTTCTTGTCAAAATTTATGAAATCAGGACGCAACTCAGATAAAGAG GCTTCTGAAGAATTCGACTTTCTCAG GCTTGCTCCCAAAAGCACCGACGGTCTTGTTAAGTTTGCAAAAAACTTTTTCAATGGTCTACCAGAAACGACAGCCATCTGCATTAGCGTGCTTGGAGGCACACTGAGTAAATTGTTGCAGGAGTTATTGAAAAGCCCCCAAGTTTGTGGGTGGCTGCTCTTGTCACGGTTGAGCTCAAAGAGTCAGCAGCCTTTAGCTGTACTTCTGCCAATTTATTCTTCACTTGGAGAAG GTGGGATTGAAAAGATGGATAAAAGATGGGATTCTCCATGGGGTTCCACAGTGGTGGATGTTGTCGCTCCAGCATTTCGATTAATATTGAAGGAGTACAACTTTACTGGTTCTCAGGTTCCTATGGAAGATGAAAAATTGAGGTGGAAGGAGATAGACGAACTTGAACTTCGTCTTAATAAATTGCTAAG AAACCTTGAAGACACCTGGTTGGGTCCCTGGAGGCATCTGCTTTTGGGAGAGTCTTCAAATAGTAAATCGCATGAGTCCACGCAAAAGAAGCTGGTTGAAGAGCTAAGGGCCAAATGTAATATGGAAGTAAATGAGACACTTCTAAAGGTTTTCCTTGGAAATGACACAGCCAAGGACGGCGACTCATGGATATCTCAGCTTTGTTCAAAGAATGGTTGCTGCATAGGAGGTCATCCAAGTGACCATATTGATGAAGAAAATGGAAGCAGTATATCTGATGACCTTCGAAGTAGGTACCGGCTAGCCTTACAACTGATACGGGACTCAGGGATCAAGCTAGAGGATTATAATGAGAAGAGAGAACCGATAATACTTGTGTTGGATCATGAGATTCAG ATGCTTCCATGGGAGAACATTCCAACATTGAGAAGACAAGAAGTATACCGTATGCCTTCTGTGGGTAGTATATCAGCAGTGCTTAAGAAAAGCTGTTACCGAGAAGATCCTTCTCCCTTCCTTGTGATCGATCCTCGAGATTCTTGTTATCTATTAGATCCGAAATATAATTGCAAAACATTGCAAACCGTGCTTGAAGGATTGTCCGAGATTAAGGAAATCAAG GTAGAAGCTGGATTAGAGCCACCTGCTCCTTCTGCTCAGGAGCTAAATGATGCGTTGGGAAATCGTGATCTTTTCCTATATCATGGGCATGGTTCTGGTATGGTGGTCCTTTCCCTTACATAA